From Columba livia isolate bColLiv1 breed racing homer chromosome 27, bColLiv1.pat.W.v2, whole genome shotgun sequence:
TGCAGGGAGCTGCAATGGGTCCCGGCTCACACGGATGTGTgagtgggtgctgggggtgctgtgCGGGGGGTTGTCGCAGCCCCCCCATCCAGGACCACTGGTCTGTGTTGGGGGGGGACGGTGCCGGGAGGGAGGCTGTAAATAAAATAGTGCACGGGCTGAAACAGAGGGTGGACGTTggggtggggacacaggggcagGGCCGGCAcggggggacaccagggccaagctctgtccccaggagcagcaaccctgggctggggaatgagggtttggggatatgggggggtCTCCAGGCTCTGAACTTCTGTCGGGAAACGGCTGGAACTGCTGTggtttgaaaagcaaataaatgtgtGGATGTTCCCCGGCTGGGCTCCTTCGCTgggtgggggtttgggggggcgAGCACTGTGGCCCAGTGGCTGGAGCGCCCCAGGCGTGAGGGGGGGTCCCCACCTGAGCCTGCACTGCGGCCCAGCAGCCCAAAGGCCAGGGTGGGTTGACGGTGCTGATGCACTGTGAGATCCCCCCTTCCCAGGGAGAGGTGCCCACCTGGGGCCCCAACCCTCCGAAATGGGCTCAGGCACCCTCTGCCCCATCCACAGGCCAGACTAAAGCCCTTCCAGCTCATCAGCCCTCAGGTGAGCGATCCCGTCGATTCCATCGCTGCAGCGCCACGcgggagctgggggggctgcgTGGTCCAAGGGCATCGCTGCCACACGGATTGTCCCACAAAGCCCCAGAGCAACGAGACTCCCCCTTGTCACCTGAGACCCCCCTCGCCGTCCTCtcgcagcagcagcaaagtgcCGCCACTGCAGTTTCCCGCCGTGTTGCTGTGGCAACGCAGGATCCGGCACCGCGTGTCACCATCAGCGGCACAGCCACGAGGCCGGTGACCCCACTGGTGCCTCATCCTCCTGCAAGAACCAGGCAGGGGCGCCGGGCAGGGATTCTGACCCACGGGCAGGGACGGCAGCAGCGGTGCAGACAACCCGAGACCCCTCGGGTGTCCTCCGGTGCCGCCACCTCCCCCAGAGCCGTCCTCGTATGGTGGCGGCAACCCTGCGTGACCCAGCCCCGGTGCAGAGGAACATCTGCTCCCTTTTGTCACAGCCTGTAAATCACCAGCAGGTTTTGCTCCGCAGCCCCCGGAGCTGCCgccgagcggggctgagccccccGTGCAGGGGCTGCCCGTGTCCCCCAAACAGGCACTACACCGATGGCACCAAACGGCCGATGGCACTGAACTGCCACCGCCAATTGGATTAGCAGTGGGTATCCCAGAGCGTTCGCCTTGCAAACATATGGATTATCCGACATAACCTGGGCTCAGGGCTGGAAAAGCCACCCGAGGATTAGCGGGAGGATCGCGGGGACTGTGGCGGGGGCACCGGTGGGTGGTGCCTGCCCGGTTAAGGGGTTGGTGACCTGGGGGGCCTGACGCTGTCCGACAGCAGCACGAGGCCCCCGGGGCACGGGTGGAGGTGACACGGTGGGACAGCCCCCAGCTCCGGGGGTCCTGCATCCCCCACACCGCGCTGCCGCCATCACGGCTCTCACGGCTCATTGCGGTGAGCGATGGCGTCACAGGCCGCTTCACCCAGCCGTTTCCATGGCGACTGCCAGCCCCGCATTCCCACGGCCCCCCCGGCGCTGCTGGGGACCCCTGGGGCCCAGGAGGGAGCAGgagcatcctcatcctcctcctccccatggCCCCCATGCACCCCCCCCCCATGCACCACCCCCTCATGCTTTATTTGCCCCCCAGCCCATGGTACCCGCTCCATGACCCCCCTCCAGCTGCAGGCGAGAAGTCACCTCATTAACCACAGTCCAGCTGCTAATCGCACAAATCCAGATTCCCTCAGTCTGTGAAATCCCAGTGCCCGTGATGGGACTTTCCTGACCCCGCACTGGTCACCTGTCCCACTCGTCACCTGTCCCACTCATCATCcttcccacagcatccccacTGGAGAATCCACAACTCCATCCAGAGCTTCAGGGTCCCTGCTGGGGACAGCGATGGAACAGGGGGGGACACAAACAGGATCCCCTGCCAGTGGCTGCCACCGTTTCCATGGTGACACAACTGAGCTGGGAGGTGTAATTACTGCACCAGCAGCTAATTAGCAATTCATTACTTGTCTGAGTGGGCTGGAACGGGGCAGGGGGATCCTGCCCCAGCAGGTACCGCTGCCTGGTTCTCCTATAAACCACAGAAGCAGCTGCCGGTGGCTTCACCGCATCCCCAGGGATCTGCCGGAGCACCAGCCACCCCCAAACACACTGGGCTTCAGCGCTCAGCACCAGGAGTCGCAACCACCGCAGCCCAACACCCCCAAAGCACAACAGACAGCATTATGTGTTTGACTCGAAAGTAGGTTATTTATGGGTATTAGCTAGAACACACGGAAAGTTTAGGAAcatgaagtaaaaataaaagtgctggAGGGTGACAAAGAGTGGCTGTGGCGGGGCTGGATCCGCCGCCCCGACCCCGAGAGGGACAAACGCTGCGCCAGCCCGGAGCTACGGGAGGAGtcaaattatatataaaatgagGCAGctgaaattacatattagaaggaaaacaaaaaaaaactcagAAGCAAAATAGGCACAATAAAAAGATAGGAAAATCAGAAgcaaagaatacagaagaaatttATTGAAAGCACAAGTACAGACTGGCCAATAACTGCTTTCTACAATCTGAACAGTAAATAATGGAGCTACAGAAAGGTACAAAGGTTGTtataaaatagttttaatttcatttctttttgcattACAAACATTCTTTGAAAGAGGCAATGGAATTCTGATGTTGTGTATGCTTaccctccccaccccacctTCCACAATACTGAACCTGTAATAGCTGTTATCAAAATATACAATACATCTGTTCACCATAAAAAAACTGGGTTTTGCTGCCCCCTCATGTCTTACAACAGgtataaaaaaattataaatatgtaCACCCTTTTGTTACTCACATTCTTTACATGCAAACACAGGGATCCAAAGGAAAAACCCCCAATCGCCTGGTCCCGGGGTCACCTCAACTCACTCGCCTGCACTTTGCACACAAGCCAGGGCAACCAAATGGGCACCGGTGGCCACCAAAAGGTCCCAAAGAGCCTCTGCCCGGTGGTTCCTGGGCCACATGTGGATCCTCCCGCAGGGAGCGGGTTCTGCGCTTTGGGAGATGAGCAAATTAACTCTGCCAACAACTCACCCCCCGGCCGCTGGTGCAGGAGCACGAGGCTCTTGGCTAACAGGTTTAGTCAGAGGTGACCAAAGCGGCATCTCCAACGGGACACGGGGGGTCGGTCCCAacctggtgtccccagctcGGGCTCCACACGCTGCTCTGCACAATTCACACCCTCGAGAGCTCAGGGAGCAACTACAACAAGTTAAGACTTTTCAAACGCTCAGTGCCGGGCAAGTCAGGAGCCCCCACAGCGAGCGAGGAAATCGTAACTTGCAACACTaagacaattaaaaaacaaactttggTCCACAATTTTTGCagaaaaaccctgaaaaaaagTACAAGATTCTTGTTATTTTTGCATCCGAACAGGTTGCAGGTTAGAGGGAAATGTAAGGCAACATCGGATTACACAAAATAGAAGGCAGAATGGCCCGGGAAAGAGTTGTAagccagaaaaaataaagtcataTCATTGGGAAAAAACCGATCTGTCGCATTCTACTTTTATTAAATTCCCTTCCTATAACTTAAAAGATCTGGGCTTATAGGTTAAAGGGTGAAAACTTGAGCCTGGGTCCTTTTAAATTCACAAGCTATCGGAGCTTGTTACCTCAAACGCTTTGCTGAACGTGTCGTATCGGTTTCGTTACATTACTCATCCTCAGTCATGACCTCAGCCTGACAACTAAATTCCTGCCCTACAGTTtcaattacaaaacaaaaaagtacagTATACAAGGATAATACCACAAAAGGAGTAAATTTAGATTACGTTTATACCATCTTATCATTCTATAAAAAGGTACTTAAACTATTTCTTTTGCATATAAAGAGATTAGAATATTTGGTCAACTGGAAATATTGCTAGGCACAGATGACAGCAACAGCATCAAAAGTATAATacaagaattaaaaatgaaaagctcaAATGCTGAAGACATGCTATAAGAATGACGGCAGAGCTACATTGGTCTGGTTAATCTCAAATCAGGGGCGTGAAGGTGACTCACGTGAACACCTTTCTAAACACGGGATACCCAATAATTCTTCAAATCCTAGCCAGGtatttagatatatatatatacacacacacaattttgaCAAACTGAATGATTCGTCCTCACGAGTGTCCACCAGTGGTTAATTCTGCATCATGATCGAACTGCCGGGATGTGTTTGGTCTGGGGAACGCTCCCTGCCCGGCGCCGCGAGTCGGGCAAACCCCGCTCGTGGCTTCGCGGGTGGCGATGAACCACGAGCAGGGTGGAAGCGGCACCAAGACAGATCGAGACGTTTCTTGCGGCTGCCGCAAGACTGAAAAGCccaatattttctttatccACTTTGCCAGCTCCACTCGGCCTCCCCCGCGGGGGCCGGGCCCGGGGGCGCCGCTCACCCCTTCCCTCGGCTCCCCCAGCGCTCCCTACGCTTCCCATGTTTCcccaaagaaggaaaaggtttAAGGCACAGGACAGCAGATGCACGGGTCGGGCAGGATCAACGCGACTGATTTGTTTGTGCTGGATTGAGTTTGGAGCTCCTACACACCATGAATTTCGCAAAATCCTGACTCAAAGGCGCTAAAGTGAATTTACACAGTGGTTTTAGGTCTTTCAAGGCATGGATGGGTAAAGAAAATCAAAAAGGCATCAAAGTGAAACCTGATAAACTTGTTAGGATCTGCTTTTGggggagaaggagcaggaggggaggggaatTTCCCAGAGCAGGTTCCAAAGTGTAAACTTGAGCTTGTGATTTTTTATTGGAACAGTCAAGATTGTTACCCATCACCGCAAGGTTAGCAATATCAattagatttaattttttttcttttttaaaaaccgGTAAActgatttctctttaaaaaaataaaatctctggtCTCTTAAGGTCacttcagctgcatttttaaagtggctttttttctggaatgATGGAAGTTGAAACCCTCGTGTTCAGCCTTTTTAAGGTCAAGGCTGAACCCAAGAGGTTTTAAGTCAAGTCCATTTTTGTCTTACGCCTTCCCAAGCTTTAAATGGTGGACTTTGAGAAGGACACACGCAGGTGATGGTTCTCACCCAGGTCATGATTGTGGAGATCGATGAGCGACTGAATGGCCTCTTCCAAGGAGCCCATCTGGATCAGAGCCATTTTACGGTCTTTCCTGGTGAGACAGAGACTCGAGTCACACTCGCTCAACAAGGCCAGCGGAAAATTCAACTGGCAAGAGCTAGACACTTATTTTTTATAAGGAAGAGAATATCTTTATGATAAACATGAATACTGAACTCGTCACTCAGCTGCCTCAGTTTTCATCCTCCACCCACACTCAGTCCTGGCTTACCCTGCAATTCTCAATTCCAGAGTCAAATGATGATCCTGCTCACCCTTCTCTTCACCCAAGTTGTAACACAACCAGCACTAAGTGCTACCACACTGAAAAGCCCATTGTAAGGACAGGATGCAAGAGAAAACACTTACTGGAAGAATTTGAATCCTTTGACCATCCCACCATTGCTTGAAAACAACATCTTAAGGTCTTCTTCAGTTATCGAAGGTCTGAAACAAAGGTTTTCCAGTCAAATGTATATTGACAGACTAAATCTCTAAAACCCAATTCTCATCTTTACAAAATTCTCTACCAGTGGCTCCTTGGGCTGAGACGGTGATGAGAACAGGAGGGTGGGCAAGTTCTCCTCCCGCGAACAGCACAACACTGACTGCGTTTCCCGACACTAAACTCGCCAAAATTCTATCCCCGGCCACACAGGGACTCCCCACGCAGATACTTACGGAATGTTAGACAGATGAAGAGTGGCAGAAGGAGGAAAGATGTTCTGGAAATTTTTGGAGCCCGGTTTCTTAAAGCGATGTAGAGGAGAGTTGCCATAGTCCTTGGTGAGGCCGTGGTCCTCCTGCCCATCGCGGGGAAGCTGCACCGTCTGGTGCTTGGACAGCGTGATACGGATCGGCTTCCCGTGGAGCTTCTGACCATTTAAGTGGCTCATGGCTGCAACAGGGCAAGGCAGCGTGCGCTGTGGTTATTCTATGGTTATTCTGCTCGCCCTTCAGATTTACcttccccagagctgcccccaaAGCCACATGTTCAATACAGAGACACGTTCAGGTTTGGGGCCTTTGTTTTTTGAAGCAAGCACTGATATCAAAGCTCTAAACCCTGTTAGGTCTCTTCAGTGCTATCAGTCTGACTCTTTTAAGCTTGCTTACCAAGCTGGGCCTGGTTTCCATCAGCCATCTGAACTAGggcattctctttctttttaaataaaatcttcacCCTCTGCACATCACCGTAGACTCCTTCAAAAAGGGAGGAAACAAGAACAGTCTTAGGTAAGGGCAAAAACATGCTCTCATTCAACTTAATATTAGCTAATCAATCCAACAGCAAAAACATTCATTCGCAACCAGAACTGATCTCATTCCAACCATCGTTACTTATTCTGCTCTAATTAAGGAACATTCTTATATAGCAGAATAATAATGGAACAATACATTAAAGAAAAGATACTGGGTTtcagcaaaaagcaaacaaatcttACTGCCAGAAGACTGGACAATTTAGCATGCTATCACAATTTAAAACTCTCATCAAAAGACATGCAAAGCAATAAACCATGCATAACCGAATGTAAAATAAAGGCAAACTAAATTAAACAGCAAACTAAGTAaacaatgtaaaaatgaaattacgcattcaaaaaaaaaaaaaaaaggcaaactgcaAACTGTACATTTTTGAAGTAAtctcaaataaatgaaaaaacaagGTAATAAAAAGTGTGAATAATAACATACCGAAAAGAATAAAGAGGCATTGGGGTGTAACTCTCTTTAGAGAACAGCAGAGCAAGGCAGCGGAGGGACAGGGAAGAGGTAAGGAATCGAAGGGGAGAGCGAGGTTGCACAAATCGTCCACAACGAGGAAGGGCAGAGTCCCCGCAGGAAATGGCGAAATTGGTTGATGGATGATGAAGTTTTCAAGATGGTTAATATTGAAGGGCAGGTTGGTTTCCGAAGAgcagggtttggtttggttttttttttttggtttatttttttttttttttttggaaggggaatgtttttattttgtgtttcaagCAACAACAGGAAGCAGAAGTACCGTGCAGTCAGTTGGCAAAGAAATTCCGGATCAGGGGAAGAACAAAAATTCAGGgatggggagaaaagaaaaaagtagcaaAAAACACAGGTCAGTAAATACATAAGGAAATATGTAGTGTTCCATCAGTCAGATTTATAGAATTCTACATACAATAACTTGTTTACAGAAACAGTTAATAGGTTTTACCTAGTGGAACACAATgataaagaaaaagcattttaactTAAGATatacaaagaagtaagagacaGTATCGCAACAGTGACTGCTACAGGCTTTAATAATTAAACTGTGATGGTGTTCCCTAAAATTTGACTAAAAGTATTTCTCCAGTTTCTTAGGGGAGAGGACTGGGAGTCAAGCACAGCCGTGTCTGTTCAGGACCAGGAGCGCAGGATCAATCCCACAGCCCGAGCCGTGACACCCAGAGCAGAACCATTTCCACCAGCAGAACATCTGGCTGAGCAGCTGTACCGCTACCAAGCCCTCCGGGCTCTGCCCAAAGCGCTCGCTGTGCAGGAAcgcaggacccccaggtctgTCAGGACCCCCCAAATGCCACGGGGTCCAGCGATGGCTCCGCACACCCCGGTCTGCACCCACAGCAAAGTCAGTGCAAGCTGGACGTGCAGCCTCCTTAACTCCTCACGGCAAGGAAAAGTGGAACAACCTCAATTGCCGTGTTGATTCAGAAAAAAGCCCCGTACAGCCTCACCGAGCAGTCACTCCGCGCAATACTGTCTCCTCACTAACCGGCTGTGGCACAGGTCAGTTTCTACAACACTGATTACACAGGCAATGGAAAAAGTTTCAGGTCTGTTAGTTCACAGCTTCAGTACAAGTATCAAAGTCTCTCTAGCCCAAAGATAAGCTGGATGGATAGTGAAGAGCTCATCAAAACCACAAGGCATGAAATAACTGCTGTGCACACCTGCCTGTTCAGAGCCAGCGAAACCAGCCCATGAAACACACTCAACAGTATTGCACTGGTCAAGAGTAACAATGCCGGTTCTTAACATTGAGACTTGTTTGACCAGCAAGTCCCAGCACTGAGGCAGAGCCAGCTCCTGAACGGCAGAGGAGCTCCGGGCTGGAAGAAACTCATCCAAACCAAAGCTCTGCCACAGTCCCCGCCGTTATTTCATGCCCTGGAGAAAACAGTAACGACAGATAAAAAGAGTAGTCTGAAATACTGATTCAATTGGTTTGTCTCGTCAAGAGCTAAATATTTTGGTCATTCATCACATCCAGGCTTTCCCTTTGATGCAAAAGAGGTTTTGTGGTTACTCTGACATCACTGGTAAGCTTTATGGCTTTGCATAGTACTAACTTGTGTGCACAGTCCCACCAGTTAAAGTGTTTTTCAGCAGAGACTCATCATACTCTATCGCACACACTAGAGGGATCTACAGTTTCAATCCAACAAAGAGCCAAAAGCTGACTGCAGAGAAATCCAAGATACCCatatcaaattattttatgaagcTGTCTTTCAAAGACAACTTCCATTCAAATATTacctggtttatttttaaagaaacccAAATATTTCAACTCACTGAGTGGAACTGAAAATGTAAACTGTGAGCTGTTAAGGGGTTTAGCTAAGGAAAAACTACCAGGCATCTTGGAAAGGGAAATGTGCAAGCACACGGCAGAGGAAACGCTGCACAGGTCCAGAGTCAAGCTGGCGGGGGCCCAGACACTACACGAGGAGCTGAGGTCCAAACAAACCCTCGGTAGTTCTGAATTAATGTATTGAAAACTACAACATGCTCAGGGAAAGACGGGACGGACATGACTATTCTGTGACCCACGGAAGGGCAGGGAGGCCCCGCACCGCGGAGGGAGGGACACGAGCAGGCAGGCAGCATCCTTGGCTTCGGACCAAGGAAGAGCAGGATTTTAATTGGAGAGATGGACTTTCCCATTTCCCTACAGCAACTAGAGTACTGATCTGCTTTGAGGCTTAGAGCTGGCAGAGCAATTGGCATTTGCTTTCCTACTATTGCCGTTTCCTTTAGGATACAGTAGGATTTCACTTTCAATGAGTTTCAGCACAATCTGTATTCAGAAAGTGAAAGCAGAGGTAAcaggaaggagaacaaaaggtAAATGATGACTCCACTAACCTCCGGAATCAGATTGCTAACCAGCAGAACAGAGTTCCCTGCCCCGGCGAGGCCGGGGATGGCGATCCGTCCTGCCGCAGCCgccgcagctgctgctgtggggatCGCCAAAGGAGCTAGTGCTCCGTGAACATTTGGAACTGTCAGGCCTGGAAATTAGAGAATATTAACCAGTAAAGCAATTAACAGCAGGTACTCTAGCGTGTTTGCTGCACCAGAAGGGAGAGCAGCACACCTTCTATAACATGCATGTAACCATCCGACACATGGTGACCACATCTTCTAAGGGTAACAGGAGCCTCCAATTCTGGTGCTGCAGGAAATGTTCCCATTTCTAAGAGGATTTGCCCTTGCAATGCCTGGTGCTTACAAGGTGCCTCTCAGAACTATCCTGCTGACTACGAGACTTTGCACGTTTCACAAGCAGCGGAATCAGCACAAAGCTGCTGGTGCAGGGCAGGTGTCACAAACAGTGCATTTGTAAGGGGTTTTCCAACCAGTGCATGCCAAACACACTCCAATCCTTAAACATGCATGGAACAACCAGATATCATATGCTACCATCAACTCGTCTCTTCTTGAATGGAGAAACATTACAGTTTTACTTATAGGCGTTTGTAGTTGCACTTCAGAAGCCCTCCAGAGGGAAGAGCTTTAGTGCAAGACAATCGCTAGTCATCAATGGGATGGAATAGCTTCTCCAAGGGGAACAGGACATCaccaaaacatccctgtgcttGTTTGTCATAAGCAAGGAAATTCCATCAGGCTACATGAAAGTCAAGATAGCTGGGTatgctattaaaaacaaagcagaaattgtTTAGTCTGGCACGCCAATGAGTGTATTTAGCACCTAAAACCAAAGGCTTTAATCTCAGACACTTGGCTACTTCTGCAAGTAACAAGAACTTGTTATTGGAACATGAGCTGTAAACTTCACAGTGCAAGTAATTAATGTTTAAATACCAGCTTTACTCAAAATatctgggaaagaaatggaCGATTCCTTGCTTTTGACCACATTTACAGCTGTCCAAGAGTTCCCAACTTCTGCAACCACATGAGGaaattcaaaatacaaaaacatttcatttgccCCAGCTACTttaaatgctgcctttgctgtcTCTCCCATCCCACTATTTGTGTTCCTCCTGTCACTGGGATCTTGCCCAGCCAGAGGTGCCACAGCTGCAATCAGGTAACGAAACACTGTTCCCTCCTATGCCTAAAAACCAGCATTTAGAATTTACATGTCTAACCCCAGCAAAAATCATCACTGCTTAGCTTTAGAACATGAAGATGCTTCAGCAACAGAAAACCTATGTAAAAATTCAACTTACGAACTACAGTACCTGCAGCCTGAGGGATtgcaaaggcaggaggaaagccagcTCCCGCATATGGAGCAGAGATTATTCCTGGGGCACCTGGGAAAGATATACACATTATACAAAGACATCCAACAGCAAGAAAACTCCAGACTTAGCTGGAATGCCTTGATCTGTCCTTCAACATAAGCACTTGGTTAAAAGTTAAACCCTAAAACATAAACAGTCATTCAAAAATGCCTCTAATGTAACACTGAACTTCAAGGAATTACAAAAGCCATTCCTCCCCTAACTGCTGCTGTTCGGGTGGTGCTGGGACCACAACACAGCCCAGAGGCTCCTGGAACTGCTTCACCACAGCAGAGTTCTCCAACTCCAGGTTACAACACCCCGAATTATCGCTGAGTCCGCACTGTGGGCACAACAGCAGAtggcaccagcagcacaggcagcggGAGAACCCGGAGCCGGAGGAGTTTTCAGAGCAGGATGTGCACCCACATGTTCCACAAGTCTGATTTGGTGGTTCCCAAATTTTCCTCGTTAGCCCCACTGCTTTCCAAATTTGGGATGACCAATACACTAGGATTACGTGCCCACCCCCCCGCAGCTGACACATGTATCGGTTACATTTGTCCTGCTCCCACACCAGGAATTCTCACCAAAAGCAGCTGCCATGGCTGGATCGAGAGCGGGCTGGTTATCCCCAGAAGGCAGGTCTGGCCGTGTATAATCTCTGCTCTTATCATTATTGTATTTTACATTGAGACTTGTGAGCTTTGAGAATTCTATGCGCAGCGTACAACAGGCGTTGTAGATATTCTGTCCATCTAAAGACTGCAAGGAAACAAACCATTCTTCATCCAAGGTGCATTCATACTAAAATCACAACAAATCTGAGGAGGTGGTGTTGCATTCCTGCCGGGTATCTTGCTGTGCAGAGGAAGCACCGCTTCATGTCGCCCCCTTTAGTACCCACCCAAATCGGCCATACTGAAGACTGACACGCGTGAGCTGCCAGCGGGGCACTGCTCACAAAAACTTGCAACCAAAGACTCCAAAATGCACCTTTCTAACATCAACCCCAGCCCAAGAGTTAATGTAACTCAGGTGTTGAGCCCTGCAATCACACTACTCACCAGTTTGGCATGCTGAGCACTCACTGGGTCAGCATATTGTAACAGGGCCTGAAATTGGTTGTTCTTCGTGAATGTAATGATTTTCAAGACTGTACcaaatttggaaaaaatctgCAAGACAAGATTTGCGAATCTTGTTACGTCATTTCCAGTAAGTTCATTTCATACTGATCTCGGAAACAACAGAAGCTACCCTTTCACCTTGTTGCCTCTCCAACTTATACATCCAAGGTTTTGAAGTGTGTTGTGGGCATTGTTTAACCTGCATCACACTAGAAAAACATCCGGGCGACTGAACTGCCCCCCTTAATAATTAAAGCCTCTGTTTGTTATGCGTTCTTAGACAGGAAGATTCACATAAACCTTCAGCAACTGGAACTCTTCCAAGAATTTCAGGGATTCTTAACTGCAGTCAAGCTCACATTTTAAACACGAAGATGAGATTAAGTGAGCGCAGCAGACAGCAGCAACTTTCCAAACAGGCTGCTGCCTAAATGACTCCTGGACTCCAGATTTGTTTCCCCTTACCCTCAGACAAGGACATAGAACAGCTACTGCTGCTAAACCCTAAACAGAACCTGAAGAGCTGTCTTGAAAACTTAAACATTTGTCCCTTGCACTGTACCAGACCATAATCCAATTAAAATGGACCAGCAATCAAACCTCTGGAAACTAAAGTCTGGCCAGACTGGGACCAAAAAT
This genomic window contains:
- the PTBP1 gene encoding polypyrimidine tract-binding protein 1 isoform X5, with product MSSNSSSAANGNESKKFKGDSRSAGVPSRVIHIRKLPSDVTEAEVISLGLPFGKVTNLLMLKGKNQAFIEMNTEEASNTMVNYYTTVTPVLRSQPIYIQFSNHKELKTDSSANQARAQAALQAVNSVQSGNLALLASPAAVDAGMAMAGQSPVLRIIVENLFYPVTLDVLHQIFSKFGTVLKIITFTKNNQFQALLQYADPVSAQHAKLSLDGQNIYNACCTLRIEFSKLTSLNVKYNNDKSRDYTRPDLPSGDNQPALDPAMAAAFGAPGIISAPYAGAGFPPAFAIPQAAGTVVRLTVPNVHGALAPLAIPTAAAAAAAAGRIAIPGLAGAGNSVLLVSNLIPERVTPQCLFILFGVYGDVQRVKILFKKKENALVQMADGNQAQLAMSHLNGQKLHGKPIRITLSKHQTVQLPRDGQEDHGLTKDYGNSPLHRFKKPGSKNFQNIFPPSATLHLSNIPPSITEEDLKMLFSSNGGMVKGFKFFQKDRKMALIQMGSLEEAIQSLIDLHNHDLGENHHLRVSFSKSTI